The following proteins are encoded in a genomic region of Asterias amurensis chromosome 5, ASM3211899v1:
- the LOC139937109 gene encoding kelch-like protein 21, with amino-acid sequence MSYESCSILSTPSNRMDDLAEISPRTPQAPDPDLDIDTSLVEQLDLDDQETANASTTEQVDVIQPASEVYQVEKVTALGTSKDDQSNFILSELNRQRAESKFVDFSLECNGVIFLCHRCVLAASSPYFDRVISKCKVSDNRVCLDNLKPDALQRVVNFVYTSRLDLGEETAASVLRAACMLEYPTIIKLCSSFLQKAISPRNCLRFSHLALECRCVDFHQSAWMIALESPTDVFAQDEFLEISVDQLVEYISCDELNVTVEDVVYEGVMRWVRHDEINRASDLPRILQHLRLPLLSDRLFSSSLESNPLLINSDKCRQLVKEARNLRDSALKGKEMHNDSLKPRPSLMNDLLVVVGGMETSRHWVKDVVYYDPRFDAWETLTSLPFQQTDYSVTTLDDNIYISGGFKEGDATSEVWCYRTAQDKWLQLPNLKLPRFNHTSIGLDGAVFVVGGETDEAGVTEIERYDPLKNVWEIIGEANPTESNLTVAGLNHKLYIIGWLVHTRLMCAVQCFDLETKQCMIQPCSGLNRQLFPVVAFQDAIYILGGSRIKEVAIYDPDTYQSAKAEPMRYKRNTPSVAVVGRRLYVTGGELRHHLDKVEVFDAVANSWSMVASMPKGLCFHGCVGVRKYLGPPYNEPVEPEANQDAVGTPRTQDAVGTPRTPGGETDIIVVSQE; translated from the exons ATGTCGTATGAAAGCTGCTCCAT ATTGTCTACACCCAGCAACAGAATGGATGATTTAGCGGAAATCTCTCCTCGAACCCCTCAAGCACCCGATCCAGATCTGGACATTGATACCAGTCTGGTTGAACAACTTGACCTTGACGATCAAGAAACGGCCAACGCATCCACCACTGAACAagttgacgtcatccagccagCATCAGAAGTATATCAAGTAGAAAAGGTGACTGCTCTTGGTACCTCAAAGGACGACCAAAGTAATTTTATTCTTTCAGAACTTAACAGACAGCGAGCAGAGAGTAAATTTGTGGATTTCTCTCTTGAATGCAATGGTGTAATATTTCTGTGTCATAGATGCGTTCTTGCAGCCAGTAGTCCCTACTTTGACAGGGTGATCTCCAAATGCAAAGTTAGTGACAATCGTGTTTGCCTGGACAATCTGAAGCCTGATGCTCTTCAGAGAGTTGTTAATTTTGTGTATACGTCAAGGCTGGACCTCGGAGAGGAAACGGCAGCTAGTGTTTTAAGAGCGGCGTGCATGCTGGAATACCCAACTATCATTAAACTGTGCTCCAGCTTTCTCCAAAAAGCAATATCCCCGAGGAACTGTCTAAGGTTCTCCCATCTCGCCTTGGAATGCAGATGCGTCGACTTCCATCAGTCCGCTTGGATGATTGCCCTCGAATCCCCGACTGATGTTTTCGCCCAGGATGAGTTCTTGGAGATATCCGTCGACCAACTTGTTGAGTATATATCATGCGACGAATTGAATGTTACAGTTGAAGACGTAGTTTATGAGGGCGTTATGAGATGGGTAAGACACGATGAAATTAACCGAGCATCGGATTTACCCAGGATCTTACAGCATCTTAGATTACCTCTCCTCAGTGATAGACTCTTCTCAAGCAGTCTTGAATCCAACCCTCTCCTTATCAACAGTGATAAGTGTCGACAGCTTGTGAAGGAGGCTAGAAATCTACGAGACTCTGCACTGAAAGGGAAAGAGATGCACAATGACTCACTTAAGCCGCGTCCGTCACTGATGAATGACTTGTTGGTCGTAGTGGGAGGAATGGAGACTAGCAGGCACTGGGTGAAGGATGTCGTTTACTACGATCCTCGCTTCGACGCGTGGGAGACACTGACTAGTCTTCCATTCCAGCAAACTGACTACAGCGTCACAacactagacgacaatatttacaTCAGCGGCGGTTTTAAAGAGGGTGACGCAACGTCCGAGGTTTGGTGCTACAGGACGGCACAGGATAAATGGCTCCAACTCCCAAATCTCAAACTTCCAAGGTTCAACCACACATCAATCGGTCTAGATGGAGCAGTCTTCGTAGTTGGCGGGGAAACAGACGAGGCTGGGGTCACCGAGATTGAAAGGTATGATCCCCTGAAGAACGTATGGGAAATCATTGGTGAAGCCAACCCCACGGAGAGTAACCTGACTGTGGCTGGTCTGAATCACAAACTATACATAATTGGCTGGTTGGTGCATACTAGATTAATGTGCGCCGTCCAATGCTTTGACCTCGAAACCAAACAATGCATGATACAGCCTTGCTCGGGGCTCAACAGGCAACTTTTTCCCGTTGTCGCCTTCCAAGACGCCATCTACATTCTCGGAGGAAGCCGAATCAAAGAGGTTGCGATTTACGATCCAGACACTTACCAGTCCGCCAAAGCAGAACCTATGCGGTATAAACGCAACACGCCGAGCGTTGCTGTTGTCGGGCGTCGTCTTTATGTCACGGGTGGGGAGCTGAGACACCATCTGGACAAGgtggaggtttttgatgcagtCGCTAATTCATGGAGCATGGTAGCGTCCATGCCAAAAGGTCTATGCTTCCATGGGTGTGTAGGTGTGAGGAAGTATTTAGGACCGCCCTACAATGAACCAGTGGAACCAGAGGCCAACCAAGATGCTGTGGGTACTCCAAGAACTCAAGATGCTGTGGGTACTCCAAGAACTCCAGGAGGGGAAACGGATATCATCGTGGTGTCTCAAGAGTAG